The genomic region GGAAATTAATAAAATCGTCTGGGATGCATCAGGTTATTCTGCCGGAATTTACTTTTATAAATTTAATATTGAGAAAAGTCCGATTGGTAAGATGGTTTTGATGAGGTAATTGTCTGTGCAAAAAAGGGAAAAAATGATAAAGAAATTTCAGTTTATTGATTCATCTTTTTGCAGCGAAAATGAAAGTGTTGACGGAAAATATTTATATCAGATATTTACAAAGATAAAGAGGTAATATGAATAAAGAAAATCAAAAAATCGAATATAAATCAATGTGGAAAGATGACTATTTAGTGTCGATCCGTAAAGTAGGGATTCGACGCAGATGAACACTGAAAAAACCGATTTTCGCAAGATAAAATTTTTTTGTAAAAAGTGTAGTATCAGCGTCTGCCCCGTTGAATGATTTGTATTTTAATATTCAACAGGGGTTCATCAGCATAATCAGTGTTTATCTGCGTCGAATCACATTCGGAGAATCATTGCAAAAATGCGAGTTTACGGATGGGCACTCATTAAATTATGAAACGAGGAAAATTATGAAGAAAAAATTGAAAGAAAGTTTATCACTTTTGCTAATTCTGATTATCGCAGGATGCAGTGGAATTGTAAAATATAAAATTGAACATCCACCTGAAATTTGTATTGGAGATGTGCAAAATATCAAGATCAATAAATTTTCTGTTTCGGGAAATCTAAATCTCAATCAAAAAAATAATTCTGAAATTGTTGGTGAGATAGTAAATTTCGCAAAATCAACTGTAACTCAGCAGGTGGGAGATAAGGAAATTAAAAATTATTATTACTCAAATATGATAAATAAGTTTGCCAATAACGGTTTCTATAATATTGTGGAAAATAGCGAAAACTATGGAGCGGAAATAAACGGCAGTATTTATTACACGGTGCAAGATAATTACCAAGTAACAAAGAATAAGAAAAAGGAAAATGATAAAAATGGTAAAGAAATTATCGTAATAAGTAAAACATATACGCTTGTAAGACAAACCGGAGTAACTATAAATATCCGGGTAGCAGACAGAAATGGAAATGTTATCGGAGCTTCACAGGTTGAATCGAATTCATCTAATCAAGTTACAGAAAGCACATTAAATGCTGCCCGCGATAATATCGAATGCTGGGAGTCTCTTGTTCATGATGCGCTCTACAATACGATGACTTCTTTATATCGCAAAGTCGTTCCTTATTATTCTTATCAACATTTAAAGATGAAAACGGGCGGTTCAAAAAAAATAAAAGTTGCAAACAAAAAGGCTCAAAAGGGGAAATGGAAAGCTGCCCTAAAAGTCTGGAATTCAATTGAAAAATCAGGAAATGAAAAAAATAGAACAGCTGCTCTTTACAATATAGGAATTTATAATGAAGTTTATGATCATCTTGATAAAGCGATAGAAATATTTAAAAAGTTAAATTTAATAACAAACAGTTCCAAGTA from Candidatus Cloacimonadota bacterium harbors:
- a CDS encoding DUF6340 family protein, translated to MKKKLKESLSLLLILIIAGCSGIVKYKIEHPPEICIGDVQNIKINKFSVSGNLNLNQKNNSEIVGEIVNFAKSTVTQQVGDKEIKNYYYSNMINKFANNGFYNIVENSENYGAEINGSIYYTVQDNYQVTKNKKKENDKNGKEIIVISKTYTLVRQTGVTINIRVADRNGNVIGASQVESNSSNQVTESTLNAARDNIECWESLVHDALYNTMTSLYRKVVPYYSYQHLKMKTGGSKKIKVANKKAQKGKWKAALKVWNSIEKSGNEKNRTAALYNIGIYNEVYDHLDKAIEIFKKLNLITNSSKYDKDIRRIVDRKEEEKKLEKEPKQHK